A section of the Vicia villosa cultivar HV-30 ecotype Madison, WI unplaced genomic scaffold, Vvil1.0 ctg.002450F_1_1, whole genome shotgun sequence genome encodes:
- the LOC131638846 gene encoding putative glutaredoxin-C14: protein MFNQEKLMHFQVEQPSWSYYIMRRERRTMEEDQMERIMRLATQSAVVIFSISSTSCMCHAMNSLFSGMGVNAMVHELDQDSKPFMRLLGNSTSLPVVFIGGKLVGSMDTVLAFHINGSLVPLLKHAGALWL, encoded by the coding sequence ATGTTCAATCAAGAGAAACTCATGCATTTTCAAGTGGAGCAACCATCATGGAGCTACTACataatgagaagagaaagaagaacaaTGGAAGAAGATCAAATGGAGAGAATAATGAGATTAGCTACACAAAGTGCTGTTGTCATATTCAGCATTAGTAGTACTAGTTGTATGTGTCATGCAATGAACAGTTTGTTCAGTGGAATGGGAGTGAACGCAATGGTTCATGAGCTTGATCAAGATTCAAAACCATTCATGAGGTTACTTGGAAATTCAACATCACTACCTGTTGTTTTCATTGGTGGCAAGTTAGTTGGTTCTATGGATACAGTTTTGGCTTTTCATATCAATGGCTCACTAGTTCCTCTTCTCAAACATGCCGGTGCTTTGTGGCTTTAA